The Candidatus Endomicrobium procryptotermitis genome window below encodes:
- a CDS encoding minor capsid protein produces MNVKVNINISKVMQKVGANKRQSQRALDAAVLKDSAPFVPFQTGNLEKSGILSTTIGSGLVVYNAPYARAQYYGLFNHSKNKHSRATRLWFEFAKAQYLTRWIQIVQEILYGKKEQ; encoded by the coding sequence ATGAATGTAAAAGTGAACATAAACATATCGAAAGTAATGCAGAAAGTTGGCGCGAATAAGAGGCAGTCCCAACGCGCGCTGGATGCCGCTGTCTTAAAAGACAGTGCGCCTTTCGTTCCTTTTCAAACAGGAAACCTGGAAAAGAGCGGCATACTCAGTACTACAATAGGTTCTGGTTTGGTTGTCTACAATGCACCTTATGCAAGAGCGCAGTATTACGGCTTGTTTAATCATTCTAAAAACAAGCATTCGCGCGCTACGAGGTTATGGTTTGAGTTTGCGAAAGCTCAATATCTGACTAGATGGATTCAGATAGTGCAAGAAATTCTTTACGGCAAGAAGGAACAGTAA